A window of Photobacterium sp. GJ3 contains these coding sequences:
- a CDS encoding TRAP transporter small permease subunit, whose protein sequence is MRSLFALEKILNRFSDLLGWIASTLFILLMLNVFYDVVMRYVFNNVSIAMQEMEWHLFSAVFLLGVPYALKAGGHVRVDVFYERFSLKTRALIDLLGTVLFLLPFCLLVFWYGLDYAKESYALGESSGDPGGLPHRWLIKSLIPVSFLFMAISGIGMILHNINRLVNPSLFHDK, encoded by the coding sequence ATGCGAAGCCTTTTTGCCCTTGAGAAAATCCTGAACCGGTTTTCCGATTTGCTTGGCTGGATAGCCAGTACCTTATTTATTTTGCTGATGCTGAATGTCTTTTACGACGTTGTGATGCGTTATGTCTTTAACAATGTCTCGATTGCCATGCAGGAAATGGAATGGCACCTGTTTTCTGCGGTGTTCCTGCTGGGCGTTCCTTATGCGCTGAAAGCAGGCGGACACGTTCGGGTGGATGTGTTTTACGAAAGATTCAGCCTGAAAACGCGAGCGTTAATCGATCTGCTGGGAACCGTCTTATTTCTGCTGCCTTTTTGTCTGCTCGTGTTCTGGTATGGCCTCGACTATGCCAAAGAATCCTACGCGCTGGGCGAATCCAGTGGTGACCCCGGCGGCCTGCCTCACCGGTGGCTGATCAAAAGCCTGATCCCGGTGTCATTTCTGTTCATGGCAATCTCTGGGATCGGGATGATCCTGCACAACATCAACCGCCTGGTTAACCCAAGCCTGTTCCACGATAAATAA
- a CDS encoding DUF1289 domain-containing protein: MEQLEFFIIPSPCIGVCQVNNRGYCKGCLRSREERFHWQGMSNDQKRHVIKLCRQRYQRIKRRQRELDAQAAQQAENPQQSLF; this comes from the coding sequence GTGGAGCAGTTAGAATTCTTTATCATCCCCAGTCCGTGTATTGGGGTCTGTCAGGTGAACAATCGCGGCTACTGTAAAGGCTGTCTGAGAAGCCGGGAAGAGCGTTTTCACTGGCAGGGAATGAGTAATGATCAGAAGCGGCATGTGATCAAACTGTGCCGGCAACGTTATCAGCGAATCAAGCGGCGTCAGCGCGAATTAGATGCCCAGGCTGCACAACAGGCTGAAAATCCACAACAAAGCTTGTTTTAA
- a CDS encoding TRAP transporter substrate-binding protein, producing the protein MSLVKRTVRNALVAAGAVAVLLSSTAAYSAEKVYRLKLAETWGANFPIFGDTTKSMAKMAEEMSNGRLQIRIDSANKHKAPLGVFDMVKAGQYDIGHSASYYWKGKVPNTLYFTTMPFGMVAAEQYAWFYHGGGMALMEKVYGPHNLLSFPGGNTGVQMGGWFQKEIKTVDDLKGLKIRIPGFAGEVLAKLGASPTNIAPGELYTALERRTIDALEWVGPGLDLRMGFHKIAPFYYTGWHEPATELQFLVNKRSWDRLPADLQEILRVAMRLSAYDMYIQNTHASAENWSTMKEEYPDIKVMNFPDEVMAAIRKANDELLAEQAKNDPLAKEILESQAAYLKKAREWTLIADKAYLDSQAEQE; encoded by the coding sequence ATGAGTTTAGTAAAACGCACTGTACGCAACGCGCTGGTTGCCGCCGGCGCAGTTGCTGTTTTACTTTCAAGTACCGCTGCTTATTCAGCTGAAAAAGTCTATCGCCTGAAACTGGCTGAAACCTGGGGCGCAAACTTTCCGATTTTCGGCGACACCACGAAATCCATGGCCAAAATGGCCGAGGAAATGTCCAACGGGCGACTGCAGATCCGCATCGACTCCGCCAACAAACATAAAGCGCCACTCGGCGTGTTCGACATGGTGAAAGCTGGCCAGTACGACATCGGCCACTCCGCATCGTATTACTGGAAAGGCAAAGTACCGAACACCCTTTATTTCACAACCATGCCCTTTGGTATGGTTGCGGCAGAGCAATATGCCTGGTTCTACCATGGTGGTGGCATGGCGCTCATGGAAAAAGTCTATGGGCCGCATAACCTGTTGTCATTTCCCGGTGGGAATACCGGCGTCCAGATGGGCGGCTGGTTTCAGAAAGAAATCAAAACCGTGGATGATCTGAAAGGCCTGAAGATCCGGATTCCGGGTTTCGCGGGCGAAGTTCTAGCCAAATTGGGTGCGAGCCCGACCAATATTGCACCCGGTGAGCTCTATACTGCGCTGGAACGCCGCACCATCGATGCACTGGAATGGGTCGGTCCGGGGCTGGATTTACGCATGGGTTTCCACAAAATTGCTCCGTTCTACTATACCGGATGGCATGAGCCAGCAACCGAACTGCAATTTCTGGTGAACAAGCGTTCCTGGGATCGCCTGCCTGCCGATTTACAGGAAATTCTGCGTGTGGCAATGCGACTGTCTGCCTATGACATGTATATCCAGAATACCCATGCCAGTGCAGAGAACTGGTCAACCATGAAAGAAGAGTATCCGGATATCAAAGTGATGAATTTCCCGGATGAAGTCATGGCAGCCATTCGCAAAGCCAACGATGAGTTGCTTGCCGAGCAGGCCAAAAATGATCCGCTGGCAAAAGAAATCCTGGAGTCTCAAGCGGCTTATCTGAAGAAAGCCCGTGAATGGACGCTGATTGCTGATAAAGCCTATCTCGACAGTCAGGCCGAACAGGAATAA
- the rplY gene encoding 50S ribosomal protein L25, with the protein MKFEAQVRSDLGKGASRRLRHTNKFPAIIYGGEEAPVSIELNHDDVINQMDKAGFYEAITLVIDGKEVNVKPQDIQRHPFKPKVQHMDFIRI; encoded by the coding sequence ATGAAATTTGAAGCACAAGTACGTTCTGACCTGGGTAAAGGTGCGAGCCGCCGCCTGCGTCACACTAACAAGTTCCCTGCAATCATCTACGGTGGCGAAGAAGCACCAGTTTCTATCGAACTGAACCACGATGACGTGATCAACCAAATGGATAAAGCTGGTTTCTACGAAGCAATCACTCTGGTTATCGACGGCAAAGAAGTGAACGTGAAGCCTCAAGACATCCAGCGTCACCCGTTCAAGCCAAAAGTTCAGCACATGGACTTCATCCGCATCTAA
- a CDS encoding DEAD/DEAH box helicase yields the protein MYTLRPYQQDCVKATVHYFRKHSTPAVLALPTGAGKSLVIAELARIARGRVLVLTHVKELVEQNHAKYESYGLKASIFSAGLGRKETDQQVVFASVQSMVNSLDQFDAEFSLLVIDECHRVPDDENSAYQRVIQHLQAINAGIKILGLTATPYRLGMGWIYKYHTRGQVRTEQDRFFRDCIFELPIRYLLDEGFLTEPKVMDMAVIGYDFSSLKPANHGHYREADLDAVIAKSARATPMIIEQVIDYATDRKGVMIFASTVNHAKEIMGYLSGEEAALVVGDTPLEERDRIITEFKNQQIKFLVNVSVLTTGFDAPHVDLIAILRPTESISLYQQIVGRGLRLSEGKTDCLVLEYAGNCYDLYQPEVGDPKPDSTSEVIMVPCPACGFKNSFWGKLDPAGFLIEHYGRRCQGYFEDDDTGEREECGYRFRAKYCEECGADNDIAARRCHQCDAVMVDPDKKLRDALKLKDAMIMKCTDMQLEPGKNQYGKPQLKVTYFSEEDGQISETWQLTNKTQKSEFLKKFINPHLVDRHRPFTETAPTKVASNEHRLRPPEIIIARKSGRFWAIRDKLFDLDQYKQ from the coding sequence ATGTATACCCTGCGTCCTTATCAGCAAGACTGTGTGAAAGCCACAGTGCACTATTTCCGTAAACACAGCACACCAGCAGTGCTGGCGCTGCCAACCGGTGCCGGAAAAAGCCTGGTCATTGCCGAGCTGGCCCGGATTGCCCGGGGCCGGGTACTGGTGCTGACGCACGTGAAAGAACTGGTCGAGCAAAATCATGCCAAGTATGAAAGTTACGGCTTAAAAGCTTCGATTTTTTCTGCCGGATTAGGGCGGAAAGAAACCGATCAGCAGGTGGTGTTTGCCTCGGTGCAGTCCATGGTTAACAGCCTGGATCAGTTTGATGCAGAGTTTTCTCTGCTGGTCATCGACGAATGTCACCGGGTGCCGGACGATGAGAACAGTGCTTATCAGCGTGTCATCCAACACCTTCAGGCCATCAATGCCGGTATCAAGATTCTGGGGCTCACCGCAACACCCTATCGGCTGGGTATGGGCTGGATCTACAAATATCACACGCGCGGTCAGGTCCGTACGGAGCAGGACCGCTTCTTCCGGGACTGCATTTTTGAACTGCCGATCCGCTATCTGCTGGATGAAGGGTTTCTGACCGAACCCAAAGTGATGGATATGGCGGTGATTGGCTACGATTTTTCCAGCCTGAAACCGGCCAATCATGGTCATTACCGCGAAGCGGATCTGGACGCCGTGATTGCCAAATCCGCACGCGCGACGCCCATGATTATTGAGCAGGTCATTGATTACGCAACAGATCGCAAAGGCGTGATGATCTTCGCCTCCACAGTGAATCATGCCAAAGAAATTATGGGCTATCTGTCGGGCGAAGAAGCGGCACTGGTTGTCGGAGATACCCCGCTGGAAGAGCGGGACAGGATCATCACCGAATTCAAGAACCAGCAGATCAAATTTCTGGTCAATGTCTCTGTACTCACCACGGGATTCGATGCCCCTCATGTCGATCTGATTGCTATCCTGCGTCCGACCGAGTCCATCAGCCTGTATCAGCAGATTGTGGGCCGTGGTTTGCGTTTATCTGAAGGGAAAACCGATTGTCTGGTGCTGGAATATGCCGGGAACTGTTATGACCTCTATCAGCCGGAAGTCGGCGACCCTAAACCGGACAGCACCAGCGAAGTGATTATGGTGCCCTGCCCGGCCTGTGGTTTTAAAAACAGCTTCTGGGGCAAACTCGATCCGGCTGGATTTCTGATCGAACATTATGGTCGCCGCTGTCAGGGCTATTTTGAAGACGATGACACGGGTGAACGGGAAGAATGTGGTTACCGTTTCCGGGCCAAATACTGTGAAGAATGCGGTGCAGACAACGATATTGCGGCACGGCGCTGTCATCAGTGCGACGCGGTAATGGTCGATCCGGACAAAAAGCTGCGGGATGCACTCAAGCTCAAAGACGCCATGATCATGAAATGTACCGACATGCAGCTTGAGCCGGGTAAAAACCAATACGGGAAACCCCAGTTGAAAGTCACCTATTTCAGTGAAGAGGACGGCCAGATCAGTGAAACCTGGCAACTGACGAACAAAACTCAGAAATCCGAATTCCTGAAGAAATTTATCAATCCGCATCTGGTAGACCGCCATCGGCCCTTTACCGAGACAGCCCCCACCAAAGTGGCCAGCAACGAACACCGGCTTCGCCCGCCGGAAATCATTATCGCCCGCAAAAGCGGCCGCTTCTGGGCAATCCGGGATAAGTTGTTCGATTTGGATCAGTACAAACAGTAA
- a CDS encoding TonB-dependent hemoglobin/transferrin/lactoferrin family receptor: MNHKQLSLIASAVLLALSPSLQAQEASRQADETIIVSASRLEATQQEKTRSIDVVDLKQLDETQPNSVAEALKFEPNISIAGGNVPGNQSVNIRGLEGNKILQIVDGNRQNFDYDHRPSYFLDPSLLSKIQVIKGPISSLYGSGAIGGVVVQNTINATDLVDGEGLGGRIKTGYQDNGDVWTNTAAIAQQAGRIDWLVAGSVRDTGVMEQGNGYQLYGTESTDSTGLAKLNWQANDANRLGFSLRYSDRDGHPPVVGTTDPAAVNTLIDRATEDHNVSLSYQFNPANALIHLDTRVYYNQTEISETAATGTGKDLSKIKTTGFSATNQSDLGALQIYTGVDGYQDKLNAKRGNGEQGRPTPPDGAKTTTLGAFAYVNYALTDTIGLDAGVRYDTFKAEADGQQDNDESAVSPSAGISWQAASWMQWSLRYDEAFRAPTTTELYMDGTHFTMFSIPGIGPVTNTFIPNPDLKPEKAQNIELKGQFDFENLIAEDRLSLTAAVFRNEVEDFINYEVIAPTEAAMMGCIMGSGSGIGCAGTSRSVNVDRAELKGYELSAAYQIANLTAGVSYGQTRGKDKSDGSWLNNVPADKWVAQLEYALWQIDTNVGTRALFASEQDRVSGNETYDSYNTVDFYATWEPLSNLDGLKVDFTVANAFDENYRIAWNEVYQPGRSFRLSAQYTF; this comes from the coding sequence ATGAACCACAAACAATTATCACTGATTGCCAGTGCTGTGCTGCTGGCCCTTTCTCCTTCATTGCAGGCCCAGGAAGCGTCTCGCCAAGCCGATGAAACCATCATTGTCTCTGCTTCAAGACTTGAAGCGACACAGCAGGAAAAAACACGTTCAATTGATGTCGTTGACCTGAAACAACTGGACGAAACACAGCCGAACTCGGTGGCAGAGGCGTTGAAGTTTGAGCCGAATATTTCAATTGCCGGTGGAAATGTGCCAGGAAATCAATCGGTGAATATCCGGGGTCTGGAAGGGAATAAAATCCTTCAAATCGTCGACGGTAATCGTCAGAACTTTGATTATGACCATCGCCCGTCTTACTTCCTTGATCCTTCACTGCTCAGCAAAATTCAGGTCATTAAAGGGCCAATCAGTTCTCTCTATGGTTCAGGTGCGATTGGTGGGGTTGTTGTCCAGAATACGATTAACGCCACAGACCTTGTGGATGGCGAGGGGCTGGGGGGGCGTATCAAAACGGGCTATCAGGATAATGGCGATGTCTGGACCAATACGGCTGCAATCGCGCAGCAGGCAGGCCGTATCGATTGGTTAGTGGCGGGCAGCGTTCGGGATACGGGCGTGATGGAGCAGGGCAACGGTTATCAGCTGTATGGCACCGAGTCGACTGATTCCACAGGACTTGCGAAATTGAACTGGCAGGCGAATGATGCGAATCGTCTGGGTTTCAGTCTGCGTTACTCTGATCGTGACGGCCATCCACCAGTCGTCGGGACCACTGATCCAGCGGCAGTAAATACCTTAATTGACCGTGCAACTGAAGATCACAATGTATCGCTGAGTTATCAATTCAATCCTGCCAATGCGCTGATTCATCTGGATACGCGTGTTTATTACAATCAGACAGAAATCTCAGAAACGGCCGCCACAGGAACGGGCAAAGACCTGAGTAAAATCAAAACGACAGGTTTCAGTGCGACGAATCAGTCTGATCTGGGAGCGCTTCAAATTTACACAGGTGTTGACGGCTATCAGGATAAACTGAATGCAAAACGTGGCAATGGCGAGCAAGGCCGTCCGACACCGCCTGATGGTGCCAAAACAACAACACTGGGTGCTTTTGCTTATGTGAATTATGCGCTGACAGATACGATTGGTCTGGATGCCGGTGTGCGTTATGACACGTTCAAAGCAGAAGCCGATGGCCAGCAAGATAATGATGAATCGGCGGTTTCGCCATCCGCAGGTATCAGCTGGCAGGCTGCATCCTGGATGCAGTGGTCGCTGCGCTATGATGAAGCTTTCCGTGCCCCGACCACGACTGAACTTTACATGGATGGCACACACTTCACCATGTTCAGTATTCCTGGGATTGGCCCGGTAACGAATACCTTTATTCCAAATCCGGATCTGAAACCGGAGAAAGCTCAGAATATTGAACTGAAGGGCCAGTTTGATTTTGAAAATCTGATTGCTGAAGACAGACTGAGCCTGACGGCAGCGGTTTTCCGCAATGAAGTGGAAGACTTTATCAATTATGAGGTGATTGCTCCAACGGAAGCGGCGATGATGGGCTGTATCATGGGCAGTGGCTCAGGCATTGGTTGTGCTGGAACAAGCCGCTCAGTGAATGTTGATCGGGCTGAATTGAAAGGTTACGAACTGTCTGCTGCGTATCAGATCGCGAATCTGACAGCGGGTGTTTCTTATGGCCAGACCCGTGGTAAAGATAAATCCGATGGTTCCTGGCTGAATAATGTACCGGCTGATAAGTGGGTTGCGCAATTGGAATATGCTCTTTGGCAGATTGACACCAATGTTGGTACAAGAGCGCTGTTTGCGAGTGAGCAGGATCGTGTTTCCGGAAACGAGACTTACGACAGTTATAATACAGTCGATTTCTATGCAACATGGGAGCCGCTTTCCAATCTGGATGGTCTGAAAGTTGACTTTACCGTTGCGAATGCCTTTGATGAGAATTATCGCATTGCATGGAATGAGGTGTATCAGCCGGGACGTTCTTTCCGTTTGTCGGCGCAGTACACCTTTTAA